The genomic stretch AGTATATGTAACAAGGGTTACCGAATTAGCTTTAGGAGGAACGATATAATGAGTATAATTGGAAGATTTAAAGATATTATGTCTGCGAATATCAATGCTTTATTGGACAAGGCTGAAAATCCGGAGAAAATGGTAGATCAATATTTAAGAAATATGAATAGCGATTTGGCTAAGGTTAAGGCAGAAACAGCAGCTGTTATGGCTGAGGAGCAGAGAGCAAAAAGAGAATATCACGAATGCCAGGCGGATATGGAAAAGATGGAAAGCTATGCAATGAAGGCGCTGCAAGCCGGGAATGAGAGCGATGCGAGAAAATTTCTTGAAAGAAAAACATCTTTGGAGTCAAAGCTTTCTGAGCTGCAGGCGGCGAATCAAATTGCTGCAACCAATGCCGCACAGATGAGAAAGATGCATGACAAATTGGTATCTGACATTGGAGAGCTGGAAGCACGCAAAAATATGATCAAGGCGAAGTGGGCAGTAGCGAAAACGCAAGAAAGAATGAACAAACTGGGCGCTTCTGTTTCAAGTACAAGCCAATCAATGTCTGCATTCGGCCGAATGGAGGACAAAGTAAATAAGGCACTTGATCAGGCCAATGCAATGGCTGAACTGAACAGCGCTCCGCAGGATGATATGGCTGATCTGTCTGCAAAGTATGACACTGGCGGTTCAAGCCAGGTTGATGATGAACTTGCGGCGTTAAAAGCGAAAATGATGCTCGATAAGTAATACATAGGAGGCCGCAGCTTTCGGCTGCGGCGTCATTTTATCATAAAATGTGAGAGGGAACGGTAATGATAATATCTTATAAGTGTCCGAACTGCGGCAGTGATATGGCATTTGACAGTGAAACCGGCTCGTTATCCTGCAGCAGCTGCGGAAGACAGGACAATATTGAAAGCCTTCCGAAAGAAAACATTGCGGCACGGTTTTCTGATGATGAAGCAAAAGAATATCAATGTAAAAACTGCGGTGCCGTTTTGATCACGGAAGCTGAAACGACAGCAACGACGTGCAGCTTCTGCGGAGGTGCTGCAATACTTGCCGATCGTTTATCAGGACATTTGGCGCCGGCGAAGGTCATTCCATTTACAATCAGCAAGCAAGAAGCGGAGCAGGCATTTCGAAAGTGGTGCAAAAAAGGCCTTCTGACACCAAGAGGTTTCATGTCTGCTGATCGTATCAAAAGCATCACCGGCATGTATATTCCATTTTGGATGTTTGATTTAAATAGTGAAGTACAGGTGAGAGCAAACTGTACCAGAGTCCATCAATATGAAGAAGGGGATTATATTTGCACGGAAACAGAGCACTTTGAAGCGTTTCGTGATATCAATCTCGATTATTTGAAAATCCCTGTCGATGCCTCTGAAAAAATGAAAGACGAATTAATGGACAAATTGGAGCCTTATTCATACGAAGAGCTGAAGGACTTTCAAACGGCATATTTGGCCGGTTATATTGCGGAAAAGTACAATTATACCGATGAGGAGCTTTTTCCGAGGGCAAAAGAGAAAATCAGCAGTTATATAGATTCATACATCCATTCTACTTTTTCCGGATATACGTCAGTCAATGTGAGGGACAAACATATTCACACGAAAAACGTGAACAGCTTTTACGTTTTGCTTCCTGTTTGGATGGTCAGTTACGATTATGAAAGAGCGGAGCATATCTTTGCGATGAACGGGCAAACAGGAAAGGTCGTTGGAAAGCCGCCGATCAGTCGAGGAAAAGTGGCTGCATGGTTTAGCGGAATAGCAGGCGGGACATTTCTTGCGTTGAAGCTCGTCTCATTGATGATGGGAGGCGGATTTTGATGCGTGGATTTTTTGGGAAAGCGATCTTTGTTGTGCTGGCTGTTTTCATCATGATGCCTTTACTGGGTATCGAAGCGGTAAGAGCCTCTGAATTGCAGCAGCATGTGTACGATCGCGCTCATCTATTGTCAAAAGCGGAGATCGGAAAACTTGAATCTCTCTCGGCAAAGCTGGGTGCAAAGAGGGACACTGATTTCATCATTATTACGACCAAAAGCACAAACGGTGAAGATATTGCAGACTATACCGGCGATTTTTATGATCGTTACGGAAAAGGCAGTACAGCCATTCTGACGATTGATATGACAAACAGAGAAGTGTTTATCGCAGGCTTTAAAAAAGCCGAACAGTATTTGGACAACAGCAGGCTCAATAGCATCAGAAATACGATTTCATCTGATTTATCCAATGAAAATTATTTTGAAGCTTTTGAGACATATATTCAGCTTTCCTATAAAGATATGGGCATAAAACCGGGAGTAAACCCTGACAACATATTCTTTACATGGTGGTTTCAGCTGATTGCTGCCATCGCAGTCGGGGGAATTGCGGTTTCAATCATGCTTTATCATGCAGGCGGCAAAGTAACGGTTAATGGAAGTACATATATGGATCAGCGTACGTCTGATGTGATTGATCAATACGACACTTATATTAGAACGACTGTAACAAGAGAA from Bacillus subtilis subsp. subtilis str. 168 encodes the following:
- the pspA gene encoding phage shock protein A homolog regulator; prophage region 3 (Evidence 1a: Function from experimental evidences in the studied strain; PubMedId: 11454200; Product type h: extrachromosomal origin) — its product is MSIIGRFKDIMSANINALLDKAENPEKMVDQYLRNMNSDLAKVKAETAAVMAEEQRAKREYHECQADMEKMESYAMKALQAGNESDARKFLERKTSLESKLSELQAANQIAATNAAQMRKMHDKLVSDIGELEARKNMIKAKWAVAKTQERMNKLGASVSSTSQSMSAFGRMEDKVNKALDQANAMAELNSAPQDDMADLSAKYDTGGSSQVDDELAALKAKMMLDK
- the ydjG gene encoding putative phage replication protein; prophage region 3 (Evidence 3: Putative function from multiple computational evidences; Product type h : extrachromosomal origin), whose amino-acid sequence is MIISYKCPNCGSDMAFDSETGSLSCSSCGRQDNIESLPKENIAARFSDDEAKEYQCKNCGAVLITEAETTATTCSFCGGAAILADRLSGHLAPAKVIPFTISKQEAEQAFRKWCKKGLLTPRGFMSADRIKSITGMYIPFWMFDLNSEVQVRANCTRVHQYEEGDYICTETEHFEAFRDINLDYLKIPVDASEKMKDELMDKLEPYSYEELKDFQTAYLAGYIAEKYNYTDEELFPRAKEKISSYIDSYIHSTFSGYTSVNVRDKHIHTKNVNSFYVLLPVWMVSYDYERAEHIFAMNGQTGKVVGKPPISRGKVAAWFSGIAGGTFLALKLVSLMMGGGF
- the ydjH gene encoding conserved hypothetical protein; prophage region 3 (Evidence 4: Unknown function but conserved in other organisms), which encodes MRGFFGKAIFVVLAVFIMMPLLGIEAVRASELQQHVYDRAHLLSKAEIGKLESLSAKLGAKRDTDFIIITTKSTNGEDIADYTGDFYDRYGKGSTAILTIDMTNREVFIAGFKKAEQYLDNSRLNSIRNTISSDLSNENYFEAFETYIQLSYKDMGIKPGVNPDNIFFTWWFQLIAAIAVGGIAVSIMLYHAGGKVTVNGSTYMDQRTSDVIDQYDTYIRTTVTRERKPSDKDSGSDGGVTKGGTSYSGSRGSF